From a single Desulfomicrobium escambiense DSM 10707 genomic region:
- a CDS encoding SLC13 family permease, protein MAATQSMFEKGTLVKWALSFAVPLAVFAAMPVDGTVVTKPMAMFLAITAWAVTVWATDIINEIAVGLALPVLYVVFCGVKQQAVYTPWLSEVPIIVIGGFALGKILQDTGLGKRIGLTCVRAMGGSFVGALWGLTLAVFIVAPLVPAVTGKAAIFCAIAISLCEALDFKEKSREATAVLMAACLAVMSTKICYLTGGADTVLGMGLVEKVTNTKTTWMEYAYHNFLPGTLYTIMSLLLVTFLLPSKVDRKTLQPVLEAKFKEMGPVTREQKTASILMLLTLVLLATDKLHGVAAGLVLILITFAAFLPGINLLNGARFGKINFAPLFFIMGCMTIGSAGGALKVTEWVANMLLPYFHDMSSSSASATAYVFGAAVNFLLTPLAAITTMTSPLAELGLKLGMDPRMLYYSFAYGLDNIIFPYEYAVPLYFFSTGYILFTDFIKVMAVRMVLAGLFVAFIAIPFWKFVL, encoded by the coding sequence ATGGCCGCAACACAGTCTATGTTCGAAAAAGGTACCCTGGTCAAATGGGCCTTGAGCTTCGCCGTTCCTCTCGCCGTCTTCGCGGCCATGCCCGTGGACGGCACCGTCGTGACCAAACCCATGGCCATGTTCCTGGCCATCACCGCCTGGGCGGTCACGGTCTGGGCCACGGACATCATCAACGAAATCGCCGTGGGCCTGGCCCTGCCCGTGCTGTATGTTGTCTTCTGCGGCGTGAAGCAGCAGGCCGTGTACACGCCGTGGCTGTCCGAAGTGCCCATCATTGTCATCGGCGGTTTCGCCCTGGGCAAGATTCTGCAGGACACGGGCCTTGGCAAACGCATCGGGCTGACCTGCGTGCGGGCCATGGGCGGCAGCTTTGTCGGCGCCCTCTGGGGCCTGACCCTGGCGGTCTTCATCGTCGCCCCCCTGGTCCCGGCCGTGACGGGCAAGGCGGCCATTTTCTGCGCCATCGCCATCAGCCTGTGCGAAGCCCTGGATTTCAAGGAGAAGAGCCGCGAGGCAACGGCGGTCCTCATGGCGGCCTGTCTGGCCGTCATGTCCACGAAGATCTGCTACCTGACCGGCGGGGCCGACACGGTCCTGGGCATGGGCCTGGTGGAAAAGGTCACGAACACCAAGACCACATGGATGGAATACGCCTACCACAACTTCCTGCCCGGCACGCTGTACACGATCATGTCCCTGTTGCTGGTCACCTTCCTGCTGCCGTCCAAGGTGGACCGCAAAACCCTGCAACCGGTCCTGGAAGCCAAATTCAAGGAAATGGGCCCCGTCACGCGGGAACAGAAGACCGCCTCCATCCTCATGCTCCTGACCCTGGTCCTGCTGGCCACGGACAAGCTGCACGGCGTGGCGGCGGGCTTGGTGCTCATCCTGATCACCTTTGCGGCCTTTCTGCCGGGCATCAATCTTCTGAACGGGGCCCGGTTCGGAAAAATCAATTTCGCCCCGCTGTTCTTCATCATGGGCTGCATGACCATCGGCAGCGCCGGCGGAGCCCTCAAGGTCACCGAATGGGTCGCCAACATGCTGCTCCCGTATTTTCACGACATGAGCAGTTCCTCCGCCAGCGCCACGGCCTACGTTTTCGGGGCGGCGGTCAATTTCCTTCTCACCCCGCTGGCCGCCATCACGACCATGACCTCGCCCCTGGCCGAACTCGGCCTCAAGTTGGGAATGGACCCCCGTATGCTCTACTACTCCTTCGCTTACGGACTGGACAATATCATCTTCCCTTACGAGTACGCGGTGCCCCTGTATTTCTTCAGCACGGGCTACATCCTTTTCACGGACTTCATCAAAGTCATGGCCGTGCGCATGGTCCTTGCGGGCTTGTTCGTCGCCTTCATCGCCATCCCGTTCTGGAAATTCGTTCTCTAG
- a CDS encoding PilZ domain-containing protein encodes MTGNNRRWERQPVEVQCLISYADGIPNPARASIVNLSPGGLMLAAEQNFIANERVSITLEDGNDSLLFEFAETMRGTVRWSQATAGRGRYHVGVALEAELPTRIVLTEQ; translated from the coding sequence ATGACCGGCAACAATCGACGCTGGGAGCGCCAGCCCGTCGAGGTGCAATGCCTCATCAGCTATGCCGACGGCATCCCGAACCCGGCCCGGGCCAGCATCGTCAACCTGAGCCCAGGCGGGTTGATGCTCGCCGCGGAGCAGAATTTCATCGCCAACGAGCGCGTGTCCATCACCCTTGAGGACGGCAATGACTCCCTGCTCTTCGAATTCGCCGAGACCATGCGGGGCACCGTTCGCTGGAGCCAGGCGACGGCCGGGCGCGGCCGCTACCATGTGGGCGTCGCCCTGGAGGCGGAGCTGCCGACACGAATTGTGCTGACTGAACAATAA
- a CDS encoding PilZ domain-containing protein, translated as MPDETPRNRKWERYGCLLPCRVIPEKEADMFISARIINIGRGGVLIEADYDFPTGARVIIATGAESEADRFGGLEEVHGTVRWGQLDKVSLMGLFYIGIEFDDLLPLKQAATQKS; from the coding sequence ATGCCAGACGAGACGCCCCGGAACAGAAAATGGGAACGGTACGGATGCCTGCTCCCATGCCGCGTCATCCCCGAGAAGGAAGCCGACATGTTCATCTCGGCCCGCATCATCAACATCGGTCGAGGCGGGGTGCTCATTGAAGCCGACTACGACTTCCCCACCGGCGCCAGAGTCATCATCGCCACAGGTGCGGAATCGGAAGCGGACCGCTTCGGGGGCCTCGAGGAGGTGCATGGCACGGTGCGCTGGGGACAGCTCGACAAGGTATCCCTGATGGGCCTCTTCTACATTGGCATCGAGTTCGACGATCTCCTGCCCCTCAAGCAGGCCGCCACGCAGAAGTCCTGA
- a CDS encoding D-alanyl-D-alanine carboxypeptidase family protein, translating into MKKRAFLNFLCFLLVVAVSASQAGPIAVATAPSGSHVYRASIAPRPESKPASPSAKTEQVQAPAKAPANVASVPAPAAKKVKAQPAKSVKKTKAAASSKKSGSAKTVQKTKAPSAAKTKSAAVKTATPAKKSSKNVVRRSVSAPSPAMPQTVEAPVTEAPADEVSTVEAVMPDAQDAPAVAAVEPDAGIRVRPPAGDDGTASAKDLFLNVKSAILINMTTGQVYYEHNADKTIQPASITKLLTLYLIREAIAQGRISASTPIPVSTAAVQTGGSRMRLKRGEKVPLSELIKGISVVSANNACVAVAEYMGGGDPSKFVAQMNEKARKIGMTSSRFRNPSGLPDRAQLSTARDIAKLSMNYLRSFPESLQIHSMTTHTFHGSTHRNANSLLKTYKGADGLKTGFVCEAGYNITATAKRGNTRLLAVVLGAQNSAVRQRETAKLLDFGFKRVERENGLGNRASGPSKKPKA; encoded by the coding sequence ATGAAGAAACGAGCTTTTCTGAATTTTCTGTGTTTTCTTCTTGTCGTTGCAGTTTCCGCCAGCCAGGCCGGGCCCATCGCGGTCGCCACTGCGCCCTCCGGCTCGCATGTCTATAGGGCCTCCATCGCTCCGCGGCCCGAATCCAAGCCCGCCAGTCCGTCCGCCAAGACCGAGCAGGTCCAGGCTCCGGCAAAGGCCCCGGCGAATGTCGCTTCGGTTCCGGCTCCGGCAGCCAAGAAAGTGAAGGCCCAGCCCGCCAAGTCGGTGAAGAAGACCAAGGCCGCGGCGTCCTCGAAGAAGTCAGGGTCCGCCAAGACCGTGCAGAAGACCAAGGCCCCGTCGGCTGCGAAGACCAAGTCCGCAGCCGTCAAGACCGCTACCCCAGCCAAGAAGAGTTCCAAGAACGTTGTGCGTCGGTCCGTTTCCGCGCCGTCTCCCGCAATGCCGCAGACTGTCGAGGCTCCCGTGACCGAAGCGCCTGCGGACGAAGTTTCCACGGTCGAGGCCGTCATGCCTGACGCCCAGGATGCGCCGGCCGTGGCGGCCGTCGAACCGGACGCCGGGATCAGGGTCCGGCCCCCGGCCGGTGATGACGGAACGGCGTCGGCCAAGGATCTCTTTCTCAACGTCAAGTCTGCCATCCTCATCAACATGACCACGGGCCAAGTCTACTACGAACACAATGCGGACAAGACCATTCAGCCCGCCTCCATCACCAAGCTGCTGACGCTCTATCTGATTCGCGAAGCCATTGCCCAGGGCCGCATCTCGGCCTCCACGCCCATCCCCGTCAGTACGGCGGCTGTCCAGACGGGCGGCTCGCGCATGCGCCTCAAGCGCGGGGAGAAGGTCCCCCTGAGCGAACTCATCAAGGGCATCAGCGTGGTCTCGGCCAACAACGCCTGCGTGGCCGTGGCCGAGTACATGGGCGGCGGCGACCCGTCGAAGTTCGTGGCGCAGATGAACGAAAAGGCCAGAAAGATCGGCATGACCAGCAGCCGTTTCAGGAACCCCAGCGGCCTGCCCGACAGGGCACAGCTCTCCACGGCCAGGGACATCGCCAAACTTTCCATGAACTATCTGCGCAGCTTCCCCGAGTCGCTGCAGATTCACTCCATGACCACCCACACCTTCCACGGGTCGACCCACCGCAACGCCAATTCGCTCCTGAAGACGTACAAAGGGGCGGACGGGTTGAAGACCGGCTTCGTCTGCGAGGCGGGTTACAACATCACCGCCACGGCCAAGCGCGGCAACACCCGCCTGCTGGCCGTCGTGCTCGGCGCGCAGAATTCCGCCGTGCGTCAGCGTGAGACCGCCAAACTGCTCGATTTCGGGTTCAAGCGGGTGGAACGTGAGAACGGCCTCGGCAACCGGGCTTCAGGCCCGTCCAAAAAGCCCAAAGCCTGA
- the nifB gene encoding nitrogenase cofactor biosynthesis protein NifB — MSEAKDRSKHPCFNKSSSGSCGRVHLPVAPGCNIQCNYCNRKYDCVNESRPGVTSAVLPPDRAVEYLDEVLKKEPRITVVGIAGPGDPMAEAQKTIATIERINAKYPGMLYCLSSNGLALPEHVDRLVELGVTHVTVTMNAVDPEIGAKIYSWVRVGKVVYRGVEGARLLLERQLESIRLLKAKGVTVKVNSIIIPGVNDGHLAEVARVAAELGADIQNLIPLHPTGDTPFADMEEPSKELVHELRAKNGQMIPQMTHCRRCRADAVGLLCSDRSSELIPTLNALACGGKKNAKPYVAVATREGMLVNMHLGEAPSFQIWAPQGKGARMIEERAAPEVGCGPDRWHRLAEIMHDCSLVLVEAAGKQPKQVLGEHGISVLECNGLIAGIVAEHFQGGDITRYRTRHHKAGCAGMGTGCG; from the coding sequence ATGTCCGAAGCCAAAGACAGATCCAAGCATCCCTGTTTCAATAAGAGTTCCTCCGGTTCCTGCGGCCGTGTGCACCTGCCCGTGGCGCCTGGCTGCAACATCCAGTGCAACTACTGCAACCGCAAGTACGACTGCGTGAACGAGTCCCGTCCCGGCGTGACCAGCGCCGTGCTGCCGCCGGACAGGGCCGTGGAGTACCTGGACGAGGTGCTGAAGAAGGAGCCGCGCATCACCGTGGTCGGCATCGCCGGGCCCGGCGATCCCATGGCCGAGGCCCAGAAGACCATCGCCACCATCGAGCGCATAAACGCCAAATACCCCGGTATGCTCTACTGCCTGTCGTCCAACGGCTTGGCCCTGCCCGAGCATGTGGACAGGCTTGTAGAGCTTGGCGTGACCCATGTCACCGTGACCATGAACGCCGTGGACCCCGAGATCGGGGCGAAGATCTATTCCTGGGTGCGCGTCGGCAAGGTCGTGTACCGGGGTGTGGAAGGGGCCCGACTGCTCCTGGAGCGGCAGCTCGAATCCATCCGCCTGCTCAAGGCCAAAGGCGTGACCGTCAAGGTCAACAGCATCATCATCCCCGGCGTGAACGACGGGCATCTGGCCGAAGTGGCCAGGGTGGCGGCGGAGCTCGGGGCCGACATCCAGAATCTCATCCCCCTGCACCCCACGGGCGATACACCGTTTGCGGACATGGAGGAGCCCTCGAAGGAACTGGTTCACGAACTGCGGGCGAAAAACGGCCAAATGATCCCCCAGATGACCCATTGCCGTCGCTGCCGGGCCGACGCCGTGGGCCTCTTGTGCTCGGACCGCTCCAGCGAGCTCATCCCGACCCTGAACGCTCTGGCCTGTGGCGGTAAGAAGAACGCCAAACCCTATGTGGCCGTGGCCACCCGTGAAGGCATGCTCGTCAACATGCATCTGGGCGAGGCGCCGTCCTTCCAGATTTGGGCGCCTCAGGGCAAGGGCGCGCGCATGATCGAGGAGCGGGCCGCGCCGGAGGTTGGCTGCGGACCGGACCGCTGGCACAGGCTGGCGGAAATCATGCACGACTGTTCCCTCGTCCTGGTCGAAGCGGCGGGCAAGCAGCCCAAGCAGGTCCTGGGCGAACACGGGATTTCTGTTCTGGAATGCAACGGGCTCATTGCCGGGATTGTTGCAGAGCATTTCCAGGGCGGGGACATCACCCGCTACAGAACCCGCCACCACAAGGCCGGCTGCGCAGGGATGGGAACGGGCTGCGGATGA
- a CDS encoding nitrogenase component 1: MAENYVSTTNACKMCTPMGAALVFKGIENAVPFLHGSQGCATYMRRYIISHYREPVDIASSALGEKSAVYGGGPNLKKGILNVMRKYDVSLVGVATTCLTETIGDDVGRYLNEFREEFSDLSLPELVHVSTPSYSGTHMEGWHAAVRSLADQVVKDKGRAHGGVNLLPGFLSPADYRFLKALGERACVRFTMLPDLSETMDGVIWDDYHSLPDGGTPVAEIRAMGGAAGTVEFGMSGGLPESAAGVLERKFGVPARRTAMPIGLRATDQFMDVLAEFASCDMPAKDAFDRGRLLDAMVDGHKYIFGKRAVVYGEEDFVVALCSFLGEIGVQPVLVATGAKSDRFKAAVTNALAEVCQTMPVIRDDADFKDIEDEAAELNPDLLVGHSKGYKLARAKNIPLIRVGFPIHDRFGGQRILHVGYEGALALYDRLVNAVLEKSQDECPVGYGYL, encoded by the coding sequence ATGGCTGAGAACTACGTATCCACCACCAACGCCTGCAAGATGTGCACGCCCATGGGCGCGGCCCTGGTCTTCAAGGGCATCGAGAACGCCGTCCCCTTCCTGCACGGCTCCCAGGGCTGCGCGACCTACATGCGCCGCTACATCATCAGCCACTACCGCGAACCCGTGGACATCGCCTCCTCGGCCCTGGGCGAGAAGAGCGCGGTCTACGGCGGCGGGCCGAACCTGAAGAAGGGCATTTTGAACGTCATGCGCAAGTACGACGTGTCCCTGGTCGGCGTGGCCACGACCTGCCTGACCGAGACCATCGGCGACGACGTGGGGCGCTACCTGAACGAGTTCCGCGAGGAGTTCTCCGACCTGTCCCTGCCCGAACTGGTCCACGTGTCCACACCGAGCTACTCGGGCACGCACATGGAGGGCTGGCACGCCGCCGTGCGCTCCCTGGCCGATCAGGTGGTCAAGGACAAGGGCAGGGCCCATGGCGGGGTGAACCTGCTGCCCGGCTTCCTCTCGCCGGCCGACTACCGCTTCCTCAAAGCCCTGGGCGAGCGGGCGTGCGTGCGCTTCACCATGCTGCCCGACCTGTCCGAGACCATGGATGGCGTGATCTGGGACGACTACCACTCCCTGCCCGACGGTGGCACCCCCGTGGCCGAGATACGGGCCATGGGCGGCGCTGCCGGGACGGTGGAGTTCGGCATGTCGGGCGGCCTGCCCGAGTCCGCCGCCGGGGTGCTGGAGCGCAAGTTCGGCGTGCCGGCGCGGCGGACCGCCATGCCCATCGGCCTGCGGGCGACGGACCAGTTCATGGACGTGTTGGCCGAGTTCGCGTCCTGCGACATGCCGGCCAAGGACGCCTTCGACCGCGGCCGCCTGCTCGACGCCATGGTTGACGGGCACAAGTACATTTTCGGGAAGCGGGCGGTGGTCTACGGCGAGGAGGACTTCGTCGTCGCCCTGTGCTCCTTCCTGGGCGAGATCGGCGTGCAGCCGGTCCTGGTGGCCACGGGCGCCAAAAGCGACCGGTTCAAGGCCGCCGTGACGAACGCGTTGGCCGAGGTCTGCCAGACCATGCCGGTCATCCGCGACGACGCGGACTTCAAGGACATCGAGGACGAGGCCGCCGAGTTGAACCCCGACCTGCTGGTGGGCCACAGCAAGGGCTACAAGCTGGCCCGGGCGAAGAACATCCCGCTCATCCGCGTGGGCTTCCCCATCCACGACCGCTTCGGCGGCCAGCGCATCCTGCACGTCGGCTACGAAGGGGCGCTGGCGCTCTACGACAGGCTGGTCAACGCGGTCCTGGAGAAGAGTCAGGACGAATGTCCGGTGGGGTATGGGTATTTGTAG
- the nifE gene encoding nitrogenase iron-molybdenum cofactor biosynthesis protein NifE codes for MNQTILDERKSQVHRIGEEPFAMACNRPSLAGAVSQRACVFCGSRVVLYPIADALHLVHGPIGCATYTWDIRGAISSGPQLHRLSFSTDLQEMDVIFGGEKKLEASLRELIQLHSPKAAFVYSTCIVGLIGDDMEAVCRRVSADTGIPVLPVMSEGFKGNKREGYTAACKAMFRLVGTGDTAGISPMSVNILGDFNLAGETWIVREYFRKMGVEVVANVTGDGRVDDIRRCHGAALNLVQCSGATMELAKMMQEKYGTPFHRVSYLGVEDMAESLYKVADFFAGHDPSIKSRTVELVRAELSDLMPKLAELRTDLEGKKVAMYVGGSFKAFSLIKAFRHLGMRVVVVGSQTGTEEDYKELAEISDPGTIIVDDANPLELAQFIKEKDVDVFVGGVKERPIAYKLGVGFCDHNHERKIALEGFVGMYNFAREIHASVMSPVWRFMPRRSPARAACAAKEAVNG; via the coding sequence ATGAACCAGACCATACTCGATGAACGAAAAAGCCAGGTCCACCGCATCGGCGAAGAGCCCTTCGCCATGGCCTGCAACCGCCCGAGCCTTGCCGGCGCGGTCAGCCAGCGGGCCTGCGTGTTCTGCGGTTCGCGGGTGGTGCTCTATCCCATAGCCGACGCCCTGCACCTCGTGCACGGCCCCATCGGCTGCGCCACCTACACCTGGGACATCCGCGGCGCCATCTCCTCCGGCCCGCAGCTGCACCGCCTGAGCTTCTCCACGGACCTGCAGGAGATGGACGTCATTTTCGGCGGCGAGAAGAAGCTCGAAGCAAGCCTTCGCGAACTGATCCAACTGCACAGCCCCAAGGCGGCCTTCGTCTACTCGACCTGCATCGTCGGCCTCATCGGCGACGACATGGAGGCCGTCTGCCGCCGCGTCTCGGCCGACACGGGCATCCCGGTCCTGCCGGTCATGAGCGAGGGCTTCAAGGGCAACAAGCGCGAAGGTTACACCGCGGCCTGCAAGGCCATGTTCCGGCTGGTCGGCACGGGCGACACGGCGGGCATCTCCCCCATGAGCGTGAACATCCTGGGCGACTTCAACCTGGCGGGCGAGACATGGATCGTGCGCGAATATTTCCGCAAGATGGGCGTGGAAGTCGTGGCCAACGTCACGGGCGACGGCCGCGTGGACGACATCCGGCGCTGCCACGGCGCGGCGCTGAATCTCGTGCAGTGCTCCGGGGCGACCATGGAACTCGCCAAGATGATGCAGGAAAAATACGGCACGCCCTTCCACCGGGTATCCTACCTCGGCGTGGAGGACATGGCCGAATCCCTGTACAAGGTGGCCGACTTTTTCGCCGGGCATGACCCGTCCATCAAGTCCAGGACCGTGGAACTCGTCCGCGCGGAGCTTTCGGATCTCATGCCCAAGCTGGCCGAGCTCAGAACGGACCTGGAAGGCAAGAAGGTCGCCATGTACGTCGGCGGGTCCTTCAAGGCCTTTTCGCTGATCAAGGCCTTCCGGCACCTGGGGATGCGGGTCGTGGTCGTGGGCTCCCAGACGGGAACCGAGGAGGACTACAAGGAACTGGCCGAGATTTCCGACCCCGGCACCATCATCGTCGATGACGCCAACCCCCTGGAGCTGGCCCAGTTCATCAAGGAGAAGGACGTCGACGTCTTTGTCGGCGGCGTCAAGGAGCGCCCCATCGCCTACAAGCTGGGCGTGGGCTTCTGCGACCACAACCACGAGCGCAAGATCGCCCTGGAAGGGTTCGTCGGCATGTACAATTTCGCCAGGGAGATCCACGCCTCGGTCATGAGCCCGGTCTGGAGGTTCATGCCCCGCCGATCCCCCGCCCGCGCGGCCTGCGCCGCCAAGGAGGCCGTCAATGGCTGA
- a CDS encoding GNAT family N-acetyltransferase, protein MPITIRHAQAEDIAAMTGLLGHLFAIEADFAADEQAQMRGLSLLLRAGACLLVADEDGAVVGMVSIQTVISTAEGGTVGLMEDLVVAEERRGRGIGSRLLHAALAWAGEQGMTRVQLLADKNNTKATEFYGKHGFCGTQLVCLRITHRSTAAHQGALHEPDHTR, encoded by the coding sequence ATGCCCATCACCATCCGACACGCCCAGGCTGAAGACATTGCGGCCATGACCGGCCTGCTCGGGCATCTCTTTGCCATTGAAGCCGACTTCGCGGCCGACGAGCAGGCGCAGATGCGCGGGCTGTCGCTTCTCCTTCGTGCGGGAGCCTGCCTTCTGGTCGCCGATGAGGATGGAGCGGTGGTGGGCATGGTTTCCATCCAGACTGTGATCTCCACGGCCGAGGGCGGTACGGTGGGTCTCATGGAGGATCTGGTGGTTGCCGAAGAGCGTCGGGGTCGGGGCATCGGTTCCCGGTTGCTCCACGCCGCCCTGGCCTGGGCCGGGGAACAGGGGATGACCCGCGTGCAGCTTCTGGCTGACAAAAATAACACAAAAGCAACTGAATTTTATGGCAAACACGGTTTTTGCGGCACGCAGCTCGTCTGCCTGCGCATCACGCACCGATCGACGGCCGCACACCAAGGAGCACTCCATGAACCAGACCATACTCGATGA
- a CDS encoding (2Fe-2S) ferredoxin domain-containing protein has product MAIPERQILVCQSFRVGGDPKGVCFKQTDGFLQYLEEEILARGLDILITATGCMKLCEKGPIMVVQPDNWWFGGVSSEEAIDAILDGIEAGEACPEYLIA; this is encoded by the coding sequence ATGGCCATTCCTGAGAGACAGATTCTGGTGTGTCAGAGCTTTCGCGTCGGCGGCGACCCCAAGGGCGTGTGCTTCAAGCAGACCGACGGCTTCCTGCAGTACCTGGAGGAGGAGATCCTGGCCCGGGGGCTGGATATCCTGATCACGGCCACGGGCTGCATGAAGCTGTGCGAGAAGGGGCCGATCATGGTCGTCCAGCCCGACAACTGGTGGTTCGGCGGCGTCAGCAGCGAGGAAGCCATCGACGCCATCCTGGACGGCATCGAGGCGGGCGAGGCCTGTCCCGAATACCTGATCGCGTAA
- a CDS encoding NifB/NifX family molybdenum-iron cluster-binding protein: MTCAPPQGKRPMVAVASSSGSIVDTHLGHAREFRIYGSDDGVVGLIGTRPAPQPGSGDARWEGVAEILSDCTYLLVAGVGRKPLELLAARGLTVIEAEGYVQSLVRQLYGGIE; the protein is encoded by the coding sequence ATGACCTGCGCACCCCCTCAAGGAAAACGTCCGATGGTGGCCGTCGCCAGCAGCTCGGGCTCCATCGTGGACACCCACCTCGGACATGCCCGGGAATTCCGGATCTACGGCAGCGACGATGGCGTGGTCGGCCTGATCGGCACACGCCCCGCACCCCAGCCCGGCTCCGGCGACGCCCGCTGGGAGGGCGTGGCCGAGATCCTTTCGGACTGCACGTACCTGCTGGTGGCGGGGGTGGGGCGCAAGCCGCTGGAACTCCTGGCAGCGCGAGGGCTGACGGTCATCGAGGCCGAAGGCTACGTGCAGAGCCTCGTGCGGCAGCTCTACGGCGGAATAGAGTAA
- the nifK gene encoding nitrogenase molybdenum-iron protein subunit beta → MLLRHTPTEIKDRSALTINPAKTCQPIGAMYAALGIHGCLPHSHGSQGCCAYHRSALTRHYKEPVSAATSSFTEGASVFGGGANLQTAIENIFTVYEPDVIAVHTTCLSETIGDDLPQMTDKAKKAGKVPAGKHVIYANTPSYVGSHVTGFSNMVKGMAKGFAVATGKKNGRVNIIPGWVEPSDMEEVKRLAALMGLDIILFPDTSGVLNGALTGEYKMFPEGGTPISDLVAAGDAIGTLALGEWCSADAARWLDTQCKVPCSVLDMPFGLKATDRFIDTLRKVGGVSVPESVAFERGQLVDLISDMHQYFYGKKVALVGDPDQVIALTEFLVSLDMKPMHIVTGTPGSKFEKRIDEITAEAGYKANVKAGGDMFLLHQWIKNEPVDLLIGNTYCKYIARDEDIPFLRFGFPILDRVGHQYFPTVGYKGGLHMLTRILDLILTRTDRDETEEKFELVY, encoded by the coding sequence ATGCTACTTCGACACACCCCCACCGAAATAAAGGACCGCAGCGCCTTGACCATCAACCCGGCCAAGACCTGCCAGCCCATCGGGGCCATGTACGCGGCGCTCGGCATCCACGGCTGCCTGCCGCACTCCCACGGCTCCCAGGGCTGCTGCGCCTACCACCGCAGCGCCCTGACCCGGCATTACAAGGAGCCCGTCTCGGCGGCTACCAGCTCCTTCACCGAGGGCGCCTCGGTCTTCGGCGGCGGCGCCAACCTGCAGACCGCCATCGAGAACATCTTCACGGTCTACGAGCCCGACGTCATCGCCGTGCACACCACCTGCCTGTCCGAGACCATCGGCGACGACCTGCCGCAGATGACCGACAAGGCCAAGAAGGCCGGCAAGGTCCCGGCCGGCAAGCACGTCATCTACGCCAACACCCCGAGCTACGTCGGCTCCCACGTCACGGGCTTCTCCAACATGGTCAAGGGCATGGCCAAGGGCTTCGCCGTCGCCACGGGCAAGAAGAACGGCCGCGTGAACATCATCCCCGGCTGGGTCGAGCCCTCGGACATGGAAGAGGTCAAGCGCCTGGCCGCCCTCATGGGCCTGGACATCATCCTCTTCCCCGATACCTCCGGCGTCCTGAACGGCGCGCTGACGGGCGAGTACAAGATGTTCCCCGAAGGCGGCACCCCCATCTCCGACCTCGTGGCCGCGGGCGACGCTATCGGCACCCTGGCCCTGGGCGAGTGGTGCTCGGCCGACGCCGCGCGCTGGCTCGACACGCAGTGCAAGGTGCCGTGCTCGGTCCTGGACATGCCTTTCGGGCTCAAGGCCACGGACCGCTTCATCGACACCCTGCGCAAGGTCGGCGGTGTGAGCGTGCCCGAGTCGGTCGCCTTCGAGCGCGGCCAGCTCGTGGACCTCATCTCCGACATGCACCAGTACTTCTACGGCAAGAAGGTGGCTCTGGTCGGCGACCCCGATCAGGTTATCGCCCTGACCGAATTCCTGGTTTCCCTGGACATGAAGCCCATGCACATCGTCACCGGCACGCCGGGGTCCAAGTTCGAGAAGCGCATCGACGAGATCACGGCCGAGGCCGGATACAAGGCCAACGTCAAGGCCGGCGGGGACATGTTCCTGCTGCATCAGTGGATCAAGAATGAGCCCGTGGATCTGCTGATCGGCAACACCTACTGCAAGTACATCGCCCGCGACGAGGACATCCCCTTCCTGCGCTTCGGCTTCCCCATCCTCGACCGCGTCGGCCACCAGTACTTCCCGACGGTCGGGTACAAGGGCGGGCTGCACATGCTGACCAGGATCCTGGACCTGATCCTGACCCGTACGGACCGCGACGAAACCGAAGAGAAGTTCGAACTCGTCTACTGA